DNA from Gephyromycinifex aptenodytis:
TCATCGCACTGTCGGCCCACACCGGCGCACGGCGCAGTGATGTCATCTCCCCCGTCGCTGATCTGATTTCCCCGCAACTGTGGCAGCAGGTAGAACGGCTACGCGATAGCGCCCCCACACCGGTCACGGTCCAGGAGCGTCGCCGGCACGACCTCAGTGGTCTGCTGGCCTCCTACCTGCTGACAGTTCAAGGCGACCACGCTTGGTCTGAGGAGGGCGTCGAGCTTCGACCGGCGTACCTGGCCACGCCGGTCGTCGAGTGGGCGTTGAGCCGCGACCCGGTTTCCTTCGTCAGCGTCGCTGAAGGCAAGACACCCCTTCGTGACCTCATCCGCACGCTGGCGCAGCAGCGTCCGGGGCTTACCGAGCTCGGGTTCGCCAAAGCCGCGTTCCGAGTGGATGCCTCGTTCTTGCTGCAAGACGAGCGGGCCGGGCGCAGATTGCGTGAGTTGGCGTCGCGGGCACCGCAGACCTATGTGCAGACGGAGGCAGTCGTGGATCGGATCGACACCTGTCTGGCCGCCCGTAACTGCAGCGAGGCCGAGTCGATGCTCTTCCTGTTCACTGCCTCACTGGGGGTTCTGGCAGCGCCGACCTCGTAACCGGCGACCCCGGAGAGCGTCGCTGGTGTCAGCGTGCCGACCCAGCCTCTCCGGGGGCGCCGAGGACGCGAGCTCAGTACGCGCCGGATCCCCCGGTGACGGCTCGGAACGTCCGGAACAGAATGTGCAGATCCCCGATCGGTGACCAGTTGTCCACATAGCGCAGGTCGAGCCGCAGAGATTCTTCCCAGGACAGATCGCTACGCCCACTGACCTGCCACAGTCCGGTCATTCCGGGGCGTACGTGAAGCCGGCGCAACGCATCCGGCTCGTACTGCTCGACCTCGCGGGCCAGCGGTGGCCGCGGCCCCACCAGAGACATGTCACCGATGAGCACGTTGAGCAACTGCGGCAACTCGTCGATCGAGTAGCGGCGCAGGATCTTGCCGACGCGCGTCACCCGCGGGTCGTCCTGCAGCTTGAACAGCACGCCGTTGCCCTCGTTCTTGCGTGCCAACGCCGCCAGACGTTCTTCGGCGTCAACGACCATCGTGCGGAATTTGAAGATCGAGAACAGTTCTCCGCCCACCCCGACGCGTTGTTGACGGAAGAACACCGGGCCCCGGTCGGTGACCTTGATGGCGATCGCCACCGCAATGAGGATCGGAGAAAGCAGGAGGAGCAGCACAAAGGCCAGGCTTCGGTCCATCGCCTGTTTCAGGAATACCGCACGCCGAGCCGCTGCGGGGCGCTCGATGTGTAGCAGCGAGAGGTTGGAGGAAGGCCGGATCGAGAGCCGGGGGCCTGCCACGTCCAGCAGCCCGGGAGAGACGATGAGGTCCATACCGCGCTCTTCCAAAGCCCAGGCCAACCGGCGCAGGGCCTTGCCCGCAAGGTCGGGGTGGGAGGCGACAGCGACGCATTCGGCGTCATACAGGTCGGCGGCAGCCACCGCGTCCCGCGGGCGGCCCATCACCGGCACACCTTCGATGCTGCCGGTGGCTTCCCAGTCGCCATCCAGCCCTGAGGCGCAGACGGCGACGGGCTGCAGGCCTTGCAGCGGTTCGGCTGAGATGCTGCGAATCAGCGCAGCGGCGGCGTCCGCGCGTCCAACGACGATGGTTCGCTGCATGAGGAGACCCTGGGAGCGCCGCGCCATCAGCCACCGGCGCATGAAGCGCCGCACCAGCAGACCTCCCAGGAGCAGCAGCGGCAGCAAGATTCCCACGTAGGTTCGGGCCAGCAGCACGTTCGCGACGAAGGCGGCGATTGCCAGTGCGGCGAGTACGCCGACCACTGCCCGGCCTACCGCGCGATACTCCTCTACGGAGACGCCGAGGTAGCGCCGTTCATAAGCGTTCGACATTGCCAGCGCAAGGACCCAGGTGACTGGGATGGCGGCGCTGAGTAGTACATATCCGGGGGTAAGGCCGTCCCCGAAGCGAAGTACCGAGGCCAGAACCGCACCCAACACCCCGACGAAGACATCCCATCCGAGAACACGGGCGAGGTAGGCCTGCGCCCAATCTTCCGAGCGGGACCGACGGGCCACAGCCTGAGCTCCCCCCAGCGAAGGGGCGAACGGGATGTCGCTGGAGGCGACCTTGACGCGCTCGGTGGCACGGGGTCGCTCGTGGCGTCGGCTCCGAAGCTCGACCTTCTCATCCGCTGACATTCTCCGCCTTCCGACGACCGTGAACCCGCCCCGTCGATACCCGAACTCAGGCACCTGGGGCGCCCGGACGCATCGTGAACAACTCAGACGACGCTTGGTATGCAGCCCGGCGCGAAACCCCCTCGACCCGCGCCAGCGCAATCCCTATGTCGCTCAACGCGATTCGGGATGCCTGCGTTTCGATTCTGTCACAGCAGTGGAGCCTGCCCTAAATATAGGAGCCTCCAGAAGGGGTGCGTCTAGGCCTGCGCAGGGGCATGGAAGCGCTGCTGAGCACTAGTCAAACCCACCTCGACCAGCGCTTCTACTGCATCTGCCGCTGTGTCAATGAACATTGGCAGAACCTTTCGTTCAGTTGCCGAAAAGTCCTTTAAAACGAAGGCAGCCGCGTCCATCCGACCTGGGGGGCGTCCGACGCCCACCCGCACTCGGTAATAGTCGCGGGTCCCAAGACTGGCGCTGATCGAACGCAGTCCGTTGTGCCCTCCTTCGCCCCCGCCGCGTTTGAGACGCACAGTGTCGAAGGGGACATCCAACTCGTCGTGCAGCACGATCAGATGTTGCGGTTCCAGGGAGTAGTAGGAAAGCAGCCCAGCCACCGGGCCGCCGGACTCGTTCATGAATGACGAGGGAACCGCCAGGATCGCTCTCGGTCCGGGGGCCCCGCCGGGGCCTACCCCGAGGCGCACGGTGGCCACCGACGCACGGCTCTTGTGCCGTGCAAGTTGGCCGCCATGGCGGCGGCACAACTCGTCAACGACCATTGCGCCGACATTGTGGCGATTGCCGCGATAACCCGGCCCAGGATTGCCGAGCCCTACGACCAGCCAAGACTCCATGACGTCAGCTTACGAGACTTCGACGCGGCCTCAGTACGCCCCGGAACGCCCGAGCACCGCACGCACCGTGCGCACCAGAATCCACAGATCCAGCATTGGTGACCAGTTGTCGACGTACCTCAAGTCCAAGCGTAGGGACTCATCCCAGGACAAATCGCTACGGCCGCTTACTTGCCATAAACCCGTCATCCCGGGCACCGCATGCAACCGACGAATCGCGTCGGGCTCATACTCCTCCACTTCCCGCGCCAACGGCGGCCGCGGACCCACAAGGGACATTTCACCGCGCAGTACGTTCAGCAGCTGCGGGAGTTCATCGATCGAGTAGCGCCGCAGGAAGGCGCCGACTCGGGTGATGCGCGGGTCGTTCTTCATCTTGAAGAGCACTTCATTGCCCTCGTTGCGGGCAATGAGGTCGGCGAGCATCTTGTCGGCGCCCTGGCGCATCGAACGGAACTTGTACATATCGAAGAACTCACCACGGACACCGACCCGCCGCTGCCGGTAGAAGACCGGGCCGCGGTCGTCGAGCCAGATAGCGACGGCAACAACGAAGAAGACCGGAGAGAGCCCCAGCAGCAACAGCACAGCCGCTACCCGGTCCATCGCAGTCTTCAGCAGTACAGCTCGGCGCGTGGAGGCCGGCCGTTCGATGTGAAGGAGAGCCAGGTTCGTCGAGGGTCGGATGGACATTCGAGGGCCGGCCACGTCGAGCAGGCCGGGGCTGACGAGCAGATCGACCTGACGCTCATCAAGGGCCCAGGCCAAGCGGCGCAGAGCATGCCCGGACAGATCCGGGTGTGAGGCGACGATGACGGCCTCGGCCTCCATGAGGTCGACGACCGCGACGGCATCCCCGGGTTCGCCGGCCATCGGCACCCCCTCGATACTGGGTGCCTGGCTCCACGGGCCGTCCAGTCCGGAGGCACACACCGCCACCGGCACCAGTCCTTGATCGATGTCGTCCTTGATACTGCGGATCACCCCGGCTGCGGCGTCCACCCGGCCCACCACGACAACACGCTGCGCCATCAGTCCTTGCCGACGACGCCGAGCAACCCAGGTGCGCAAGGTCTTGCGCACGAGCAAACTGCCGATGGCCGCCAGCAGGATCCCCGTGCCGACAAAGATCCGGGACAGTTGCGCGGACAGGGTCAAGGCGATGATCGCCAGCAAGGCCAGCATCAACACGGATCCGCGGCCCACCCCGCGATACTCCTCGCCACCGGGTTGCCCCAGGTTGCGTCGTTCATAGGCGCCGCCCAGCGAAAGCGCCAGCACCCACAGCAGTGGGAAGGCCAGCGTCATCAGGTCGTAGCCGAACTTCAGGTCAAATTGGAACTTGAGCACCGCCGCGCTGAGCGCGGCGACGAGCCCGCTGAGCGCGTCCAGCGCCACCATCCGCCGCAGGTAGCGACGGTTCCACGGCGCAACACGTTCACCCTCACGGGGCGGTACATGGAGCCGAGGCGCCAGCGGATCGGCCACCGGCGGCAACTCGAGTCGGTGGCGGGGTTCACTGCGTCGCGTGCCCAATCGCGTCTTAGGGGTGTGCGTTTTTGTGCGGTGCGGGTTGAGGACCGTCACGGATTCCTCCCAGTACAAGGGCGCCTGCGAACGTATCTTCAGAAGCCCCCCGGCCTCCGTCAGCAGACGAATGATGTTACTTAAGGTTACCTAAGTTATGGAACGGCCGTCCAGGACGCTTGCCCACCTGGCGACCACACCGAGGCCCAACCTGTTAATGGCCGCAGCGGGTTGCTCTGCGCGAGAGGCACACTCGAGACCTGAACGACGTTCGGCCCCGTCTTGGTAACCAAGACGGGGCCGAACGAGAGTTCATGATGGGCAGCTGCGGCGACCTCGGTCAGCCCGCAACACCCGCAGGCTTACTCAGCGTCCTCGGAGGACTCCTTCTTCTCCTCGTCCTCGGAGTCAGCGCCCTCGGCGCGTTCCTCGTCAGACTCGTCCTTCTCGATGCCGACCTCGGCCTCGGCCTCGGCCAACTCGGCCTCAAGGGCCTCTGCCGAGATGGCCTGGGTGACGTTCACGACGAGGAGCTCCTCGTCGCTGACCAAGGTCACACCGCTGGGCAGCTTGACCTGGCCGGCCAGGATCTGAGTTCCGGCCTCGACGCCGTCGACGCAGACCTCGATACCTTCCGGAATCTTCGTGGCGTCGGCCTCGACCTGCAGCGAGGAGTTCTCCAGGGTGACGACGGTCTCCAAAGCAGCCTCACCGACAACGGTGACGGCGATGTCGACCGTGACCTTCTGGCCGCGACGCACGACGACGAGGTCGATGTGCTCGATTACCGGCTTGATCGGGTCGCGCTGCACGTCCTTGACCAGGGCGAGCTGCTGGGTGCCCTCGATGTCGAGGTCGAGCAGGGCGTTCTGGACCTTGACGGCCAGCATGGTCGCGTGACCAGGCAGGGTCAGGTGAACCGGGTCGGTGCCTGATCCGTATAGAACGGCTGGGATGTTGTCGGCGCGGCGGATACGGCGGGCTGCGCCCTTACCGAACTCGGTGCGCCGGGTGGCGGCGATGACGGGGTTGTCGCTCACAGCGAACTCCTTGACGGGTGCGGGGCGATATCGCCCTCCGGGTGAAACCTCAGCAGTGGCCTAGGCGTGGGGCGCAACACAGACGGCGCGCACCCGAGATACCAGGTGCCACCGCGTCGATCACAGCTCGCAACACTGCTATACGCCAGTGTCGCGGCCCTCGCCGAGGCAACCGGAATAGTCTACCCGCGTGGGGTGGCTGCGCCGAATCGAGCGCCAGTAGCCGGGTTCGACCCAGGTCCTCAGAACGCGGGGTCGAACAGGCTCGTGACCGAACCGTCTTCGAAGACTTCGTGAATGGCCTGACTGATCAGCGGCGCGATCGACAGTACGGTCAGGCCCTCGAACCGGGCGGTCTGCGGGATCGGCAGCGTGTTGGTGACGATGACCTCGCGTGCGACGCACTCCTGTAGGCGCTGCACGGCGGGGCCGCTGAAGATCGGGTGCGTTGCGGCGATGACGACACTGGTCGCGCCGGCCTCCATCAGCGCATCGGCAGCCTGGACGATCGTGCCGCCGGAGTCGATCATGTCGTCGACCAGGATGCAGGTGTGCCCCTCGACGTCGCCGACGACGCGGTTGGCCTTGCTCTGGTTCGGACGGTTGATGTCGCGCGTCTTGTGGATGAAAGCCAGCGGCGCGTCATCCAGGCGCTTGCTCCACTGTTCGGCCACCTTGATGCGGCCCGCGTCGGGAGAGACGACCGCGAGGTTCTCATCCCCGTACTTAGAGGCCACGTAATCCGAAAGGATCGGCAATGCCTGCAGGTGGTCCACGGGCCCGTCGAAGAACCCTTGGATCTGGGCGGTGTGCAAGTCGACGCAGATGAGGCGATCCGCACCGGCAGCCTTGAACAGGTCTGCCATGAGTCGGGCCGAGATGGGCTCACGGCCGCGGTGCTTCTTGTCCTGTCGGGCATACCCGTAGAACGGCAGAACCACGGTGATCCGCTTGGCCGAGGCGCGTTTAAGCGCGTCGACCATGATGAGGTGCTCCATGATCCATTCGTTGATCGGAGCGGTGTGGCTCTGCACCACGTAGGCGTCGGAGCCGCGAACGCTCTCCTCGAACCGAACGTAGATCTCGCTGTTGGCGAACTCATAGGCCGTTGTCGGCACCAGGTCGATTCCCAGGCACTGCGCCACCTCTTCGGCGAGCGCAGGATGTGCGCGCCCCGAGAGGATCATGAGGTTCTTCTCGGACGCACGCTTAATGCTTGTCATGCCTGACCCATCATGTCGGAGCTGTCTGTGCTGCTCTGTCCGGGCTGACCGGTGAGCGTGGTGAGAGCGCTCACGCACGCGCCTGCGTCGATCCTAGCGCCCTGAACGTCGACGAACGCCGACACCTGCGCCTCTGCGCCCACCTGGGCGCCGGGCCGAAGGTGCACGAACGGCCCCACGCTTGCCCCTTCGCCGATGACAGCCAATTGAGCCTGGGTGCGAACCACTCGGGCCCCGGCCCCCACCTCCACATCACCGAGGGTGACATCAGGCCCGATGATGGCGTTCGCACCGATGGTGGATGCGCCGAGAATCTGGGTGCCCGGGAGCACGGTGGTGTCCTGACCGATGCTCACGTCGGCGTCGATCCAAGTCGTGGCCGGGTCGAGCACACTCACCCCGGCGCGCATCCACGATTCGATGATCCGGCGATTCATCTCGGCACCCATCCGAGCCAGTTGCACTCGATCATTGACGCCATTGGTCTGCCATAGGTCGTCGCAGACGTAGGCCGCCACCCGCCGGCCCTGGGTGCGTGCGATGGCGAGAACGTCGGTGAGGTATTTCTCTCGTTGCGCGTTCTCGGTGCTGACCTGGCTCAGGGCGGCCCGTAGCAGCGACGCGTCGAAGGCGTAGATCCCGGAGTTGATCTCGCGGATGGCGCGCTGTTCCTCTGTGGCGTCTTTCTGCTCCACGATGCCGAGAACCGCGCCGGTCTCATCGCGCAAGATGCGGCCGTACCCGGTGGCGTCCTGCACCACCGCCGTCATGACGGTCGCCCCGTTACCTGAGGCTTCATGTTCGGCCAGGATCGCTCGGAGGGTCGAACCGGCCAGCATCGGGACATCGCCCGAGGTGACCAGGACCGTGCCCTCGAAGTCGGCTGGTAGCGCCGCCAGACCACACTCGGCAGCCCGCCCCGTGCCGGGGATTTCATCCTGATCGGCAACGAGCGCGCCGGGGAAGAATTGTTCGATATGCGCCGCCACAGCGTCTCGTTGGTGGCGGACGACCACGACCAGGTGAGCCGGCCCGCATTCGCGCGCTGCGACCAGCGCATGCCCCAGGAGGCTGCGCCCGGCAATCGGGTGCAAAACCTTGGCGAGGCTGGACTTCATCCTTGTTCCTGCGCCTGCGGCGAGGACGATGACAGCAGCGGGACGTGAGTCGGTCACGCGAGAACCCCCGATTTGGTGAGCAAGAGGTGGCCAGGAGCCGGCAGCGGCTCATAGGACACCCCGCATGCTACCCGCGGGCGGGCGGGCCTCCCGCGAGATCGCGGAGGCAAAGCAGCTCCCCGGGTAGGAATCGAACCTACGTCGCTTGTCCTGATTCAAAGTCAGGCGGGCCCTACCAGCAGACCAACCGGGGAACGTGGACCTACCCCGGGTGGGGGCGAGGACCGTTGTGTCCAGGATAGTGGACTGCCAGAGTGAAAAGGCACCGGCCATGGGCTGCCCCCATCCCCGCCCCGCCGTGCGCCAGCAACCACGCGATCAGCGCTGGCCGCACCGCGCTGGTGCCGCCTCGCATTCGCAGCGGGCGGACCCCGGTGGAGACACGGCAAGATGGAGCTATGACATCGAAGGCGTCCACCGGCGGCGGCCGTTCCCGCATGACGGGTAAGCAGCGCAGAGAGCAACTGCTGGGGGTCTCGCGTCGTCTGTTCGCCGACAAGGGCTATGAGGGAACGACAGTGGAGGAGATCGCGGCCAAGGCCGGAGTCTCCAAGCCCGTTGTCTACGAACACTTCGGGGGCAAGGAAGGGATGTACGCGGTCGTCGTGGACCGCGAGATCCAGGCTCTACTCGACGCCATCACCGGCGCACTCAGCGAACGCATCCATGCTCGGCTTCTGCTCGAGCAAGCAGCCCTAGCGCTCCTGGACTACATCGAAACTTCACCTGAGGGCTTTCGCATCCTCGTGCGCGACTCGCCGACCGGCCAATCCACGGGCTCGTTCGCCTCCCTCATCAGTGATGTGGCCAGCCAGGTCGAGCACCTGCTGGGCGCGGAGTTCAAGATCCGTGGGCTGGACCCCAAGACCGCCCCCATCTACGCCCAGATGCTGGTCGGAATGGTGGCACTCACCGGCCAATGGTGGCTGGACTCCCCCAAGTTCAAAAAGGCCGATGTGGCAGCACACCTGGTCAACCTGGCTTGGAACGGCCTGACCGGGCTTGCTGAGAAGCCCACCTTGCGCGGCCCCTCCAACTAGCACCCGGAGCTGAGCGCCGACCGCGAGGCCGTGACCGGCACATGCCGCCCCCACCTAGCGCGGCTGAGCCTGTCTGCCCGCAGCCAAGAGCGCATGCAGATACGCGCCGTACCCGGACTTGGCCAGCGCATCTGCGCGCTCGGCCAGCCCTGCATCATCGAGGAAGCCCATCCGCCAAGCTGCCTCTTCGGGGCAGCCGACCTGTAGTCCTTGCCGCGCCTGAATCGTCCGCACGAAGTTCCCGGCGTCGTTCAGCGCGTCGAAGGTGCCCGTGTCCAGCCAAGCCGTACCGCGTGGCAGAACCTCGACGCGTAGCCGATCCTGCGCGAGATAGGTCCGGTTGACGTCGGTGATCTCGTATTCGCCCCGCGCGGACGGTGCTAGCGAACGCGCGATCTCGACCACATCGTTGTCGTAGAAATACAACCCCGGGACTGCGTAATTGGACCGCGGGTGTGCGGGTTTCTCCTCGATCCCCAGGACCACTCCGTCGTGGTCGAACTCCACGACGCCGTAGGCGCTGGGCTCCGCCACCCAGTACGCAAACACCACTCCCCCGTTCAGCCCCCGCACCCGCGCCAGTTGCGTGCCCAGGCCTGGCCCGTAGAACACGTTGTCGCCCAGGACGAGACACACTTCGTCAACGCCGATGAAGTCGGCGCCGATCGTGAAGGCTTGCGCCAGTCCGTCTGGGCTGGCCTGCTCGGCGTAGACGATGTCGATGCCGAACTGCGACCCATCGCCGAGTAAACGGGCGAAGCCTTCTGCCTCGTGGGGTGTGGTGATGACAAGGACCTCGCGGATGCCCGCCAGGATGAGCGTCGAAAGGGGGTAGTAGATCATCGGCTTGTCGTAGACCGGCACAAGCTGCTTGCTGATGCCCTTGGTGATGGGATGCAGCCGCGAGCCGGTGCCTCCGGCCAGGATGATGCCTCGCATAGCGCCAGTCTGTCGCATTGCGGGCTCCGTTCGTAACAAAGGGGAGCCGCGGATCAGAGAAGGCGAATAGTCGCCGTACGATGACGGCATGTCGAGACTGCTCGTGACCGGCGGTGCCGGATTCATCGGCTCAAACTTCGTCCGCCAGGTGCTGGAGGTCTCAGACGACTCCGTCACTGTGCTGGACAAGCTCACCTACGCCGGGGACCGGCGCACCCTGGAGGGACTGCCGCCGAACCGGGTGGCCCTGGTCCAGGCGGACGTGGCCGACGCTGATCTGGTGGACGAACTCGTCGGGGCGCATGACACCGTCGTCCACTTCGCCGCCGAATCACACAATGA
Protein-coding regions in this window:
- a CDS encoding sugar transferase, which gives rise to MSADEKVELRSRRHERPRATERVKVASSDIPFAPSLGGAQAVARRSRSEDWAQAYLARVLGWDVFVGVLGAVLASVLRFGDGLTPGYVLLSAAIPVTWVLALAMSNAYERRYLGVSVEEYRAVGRAVVGVLAALAIAAFVANVLLARTYVGILLPLLLLGGLLVRRFMRRWLMARRSQGLLMQRTIVVGRADAAAALIRSISAEPLQGLQPVAVCASGLDGDWEATGSIEGVPVMGRPRDAVAAADLYDAECVAVASHPDLAGKALRRLAWALEERGMDLIVSPGLLDVAGPRLSIRPSSNLSLLHIERPAAARRAVFLKQAMDRSLAFVLLLLLSPILIAVAIAIKVTDRGPVFFRQQRVGVGGELFSIFKFRTMVVDAEERLAALARKNEGNGVLFKLQDDPRVTRVGKILRRYSIDELPQLLNVLIGDMSLVGPRPPLAREVEQYEPDALRRLHVRPGMTGLWQVSGRSDLSWEESLRLDLRYVDNWSPIGDLHILFRTFRAVTGGSGAY
- the rfbA gene encoding glucose-1-phosphate thymidylyltransferase RfbA, which encodes MRGIILAGGTGSRLHPITKGISKQLVPVYDKPMIYYPLSTLILAGIREVLVITTPHEAEGFARLLGDGSQFGIDIVYAEQASPDGLAQAFTIGADFIGVDEVCLVLGDNVFYGPGLGTQLARVRGLNGGVVFAYWVAEPSAYGVVEFDHDGVVLGIEEKPAHPRSNYAVPGLYFYDNDVVEIARSLAPSARGEYEITDVNRTYLAQDRLRVEVLPRGTAWLDTGTFDALNDAGNFVRTIQARQGLQVGCPEEAAWRMGFLDDAGLAERADALAKSGYGAYLHALLAAGRQAQPR
- a CDS encoding bifunctional UDP-N-acetylglucosamine diphosphorylase/glucosamine-1-phosphate N-acetyltransferase GlmU, which produces MTDSRPAAVIVLAAGAGTRMKSSLAKVLHPIAGRSLLGHALVAARECGPAHLVVVVRHQRDAVAAHIEQFFPGALVADQDEIPGTGRAAECGLAALPADFEGTVLVTSGDVPMLAGSTLRAILAEHEASGNGATVMTAVVQDATGYGRILRDETGAVLGIVEQKDATEEQRAIREINSGIYAFDASLLRAALSQVSTENAQREKYLTDVLAIARTQGRRVAAYVCDDLWQTNGVNDRVQLARMGAEMNRRIIESWMRAGVSVLDPATTWIDADVSIGQDTTVLPGTQILGASTIGANAIIGPDVTLGDVEVGAGARVVRTQAQLAVIGEGASVGPFVHLRPGAQVGAEAQVSAFVDVQGARIDAGACVSALTTLTGQPGQSSTDSSDMMGQA
- a CDS encoding TetR family transcriptional regulator; translation: MTSKASTGGGRSRMTGKQRREQLLGVSRRLFADKGYEGTTVEEIAAKAGVSKPVVYEHFGGKEGMYAVVVDREIQALLDAITGALSERIHARLLLEQAALALLDYIETSPEGFRILVRDSPTGQSTGSFASLISDVASQVEHLLGAEFKIRGLDPKTAPIYAQMLVGMVALTGQWWLDSPKFKKADVAAHLVNLAWNGLTGLAEKPTLRGPSN
- the pth gene encoding aminoacyl-tRNA hydrolase — protein: MESWLVVGLGNPGPGYRGNRHNVGAMVVDELCRRHGGQLARHKSRASVATVRLGVGPGGAPGPRAILAVPSSFMNESGGPVAGLLSYYSLEPQHLIVLHDELDVPFDTVRLKRGGGEGGHNGLRSISASLGTRDYYRVRVGVGRPPGRMDAAAFVLKDFSATERKVLPMFIDTAADAVEALVEVGLTSAQQRFHAPAQA
- a CDS encoding 50S ribosomal protein L25/general stress protein Ctc: MSDNPVIAATRRTEFGKGAARRIRRADNIPAVLYGSGTDPVHLTLPGHATMLAVKVQNALLDLDIEGTQQLALVKDVQRDPIKPVIEHIDLVVVRRGQKVTVDIAVTVVGEAALETVVTLENSSLQVEADATKIPEGIEVCVDGVEAGTQILAGQVKLPSGVTLVSDEELLVVNVTQAISAEALEAELAEAEAEVGIEKDESDEERAEGADSEDEEKKESSEDAE
- a CDS encoding sugar transferase gives rise to the protein MTVLNPHRTKTHTPKTRLGTRRSEPRHRLELPPVADPLAPRLHVPPREGERVAPWNRRYLRRMVALDALSGLVAALSAAVLKFQFDLKFGYDLMTLAFPLLWVLALSLGGAYERRNLGQPGGEEYRGVGRGSVLMLALLAIIALTLSAQLSRIFVGTGILLAAIGSLLVRKTLRTWVARRRRQGLMAQRVVVVGRVDAAAGVIRSIKDDIDQGLVPVAVCASGLDGPWSQAPSIEGVPMAGEPGDAVAVVDLMEAEAVIVASHPDLSGHALRRLAWALDERQVDLLVSPGLLDVAGPRMSIRPSTNLALLHIERPASTRRAVLLKTAMDRVAAVLLLLGLSPVFFVVAVAIWLDDRGPVFYRQRRVGVRGEFFDMYKFRSMRQGADKMLADLIARNEGNEVLFKMKNDPRITRVGAFLRRYSIDELPQLLNVLRGEMSLVGPRPPLAREVEEYEPDAIRRLHAVPGMTGLWQVSGRSDLSWDESLRLDLRYVDNWSPMLDLWILVRTVRAVLGRSGAY
- a CDS encoding ribose-phosphate diphosphokinase — translated: MTSIKRASEKNLMILSGRAHPALAEEVAQCLGIDLVPTTAYEFANSEIYVRFEESVRGSDAYVVQSHTAPINEWIMEHLIMVDALKRASAKRITVVLPFYGYARQDKKHRGREPISARLMADLFKAAGADRLICVDLHTAQIQGFFDGPVDHLQALPILSDYVASKYGDENLAVVSPDAGRIKVAEQWSKRLDDAPLAFIHKTRDINRPNQSKANRVVGDVEGHTCILVDDMIDSGGTIVQAADALMEAGATSVVIAATHPIFSGPAVQRLQECVAREVIVTNTLPIPQTARFEGLTVLSIAPLISQAIHEVFEDGSVTSLFDPAF